The following proteins come from a genomic window of Paenibacillus swuensis:
- the rpsB gene encoding 30S ribosomal protein S2: MAVISMKQLLEAGVHFGHQTRRWNPKMDRYIFTERNGIYIIDLQKTVKKVDEAYNFVKSLAAEGGTMLFVGTKKQAQDSVAEEAERCGNFFINQRWLGGTLTNFSTIQKRIDRLKSLERMEEDGTFELLPKKEVIILRKEKDRLEKFLGGIKNMKRLPDALFIIDPRKERIAVAEARKLGIPIVGIVDTNCDPDEIDYVIPGNDDAIRAVKLLTAKMADAIIEANQGETTTA, encoded by the coding sequence ATGGCAGTAATCTCCATGAAACAGCTTTTAGAAGCTGGGGTACACTTCGGACATCAAACCCGTCGTTGGAATCCTAAGATGGATCGTTATATCTTCACCGAAAGAAACGGGATTTACATTATCGACTTACAGAAAACAGTGAAAAAGGTTGACGAAGCGTACAACTTCGTTAAGAGCCTTGCAGCCGAAGGCGGCACTATGCTTTTCGTAGGTACTAAGAAACAAGCTCAAGACTCTGTTGCAGAGGAAGCTGAGCGCTGCGGAAACTTCTTTATCAACCAAAGATGGTTGGGCGGAACTCTGACAAACTTCTCCACAATTCAGAAGCGTATTGATCGCCTGAAGAGCTTGGAAAGAATGGAAGAGGACGGCACTTTCGAGTTGCTTCCTAAGAAAGAAGTTATCATTCTTCGCAAAGAGAAAGACCGTCTTGAGAAGTTCCTGGGCGGCATCAAGAACATGAAGAGATTGCCAGATGCGTTGTTCATTATTGATCCACGCAAAGAGCGTATCGCAGTAGCGGAAGCTCGCAAGCTCGGTATTCCAATCGTAGGTATCGTTGATACAAACTGCGATCCGGATGAAATCGACTACGTTATCCCTGGTAACGACGATGCAATCCGTGCCGTTAAATTGTTGACTGCGAAGATGGCTGATGCAATCATCGAGGCTAACCAAGGCGAAACTACAACAGCTTAA
- a CDS encoding DUF342 domain-containing protein — MIRTYPIEHYVSLILSDDKLKAFIQFVDIDDHFTCSVSEIEELLRRNSVQYGIQQHILAYLASDPKQYVFNQALVAVGDAPQDGKDGFVKYVYDLDSRERKPAEMQDGSVDYKEIINLRNVKKGQRIAERFPAEESIPGRAVTGEIVSGKHGKEAKLKIGKNVVCDADQNCVYAAIDGMVTKTDRDKINVFPIYEVNGDVDYNIGNIDFVGTVVIRGNVLTGFRVKAAGDIRVIGGVEGAELIADGSIEITAGILGHNKSSIRAAGHVKTSFIQEGNVNAGEDVWVTQSIMHSQVRARKSVYCNGAKGLIVGGLIQAGEQVVARTVGNTMSTSTGIEVGVVPEMRNEMQLLRSQLKTTMDNLDKTDKALALLDQLAAAGQLAQDKITMRVKLGHTKRQAIEEQNELRERIFDIEKTLEDTEKAHVDIMNVIYGGSRVVIGRYTKFIKEPVQRISFRFLDGDISMVSKY; from the coding sequence ATGATTCGAACCTACCCTATCGAACATTACGTTTCTTTAATCCTTTCCGATGATAAGTTAAAGGCCTTTATACAGTTTGTGGACATCGATGATCATTTCACATGTTCCGTTTCCGAAATTGAAGAGTTACTCCGGAGAAATTCTGTGCAATACGGAATTCAGCAACATATTCTGGCTTACCTGGCTTCTGATCCAAAGCAGTATGTGTTTAACCAAGCCCTGGTGGCTGTCGGTGATGCTCCTCAAGACGGCAAAGACGGCTTTGTGAAATATGTATACGACCTTGACAGCAGAGAACGCAAACCCGCTGAAATGCAGGACGGTTCTGTCGATTACAAAGAAATTATAAATTTGCGTAATGTCAAAAAAGGCCAACGGATCGCAGAGCGGTTCCCTGCGGAGGAAAGTATTCCTGGACGCGCCGTAACCGGTGAAATCGTATCAGGAAAGCACGGCAAGGAAGCTAAGCTGAAGATCGGCAAAAATGTAGTATGCGATGCTGATCAGAACTGTGTTTATGCCGCCATAGACGGTATGGTTACGAAGACCGACAGAGACAAAATCAATGTGTTTCCAATTTACGAGGTGAATGGAGATGTGGATTACAATATCGGTAATATTGATTTTGTCGGTACGGTCGTAATCAGGGGTAATGTTCTGACAGGATTCAGAGTTAAGGCTGCCGGTGATATTCGTGTAATCGGCGGTGTTGAAGGGGCGGAGCTCATTGCAGATGGTTCTATTGAGATCACGGCGGGCATCCTGGGTCATAACAAGAGTTCCATCCGAGCTGCAGGTCATGTAAAGACCTCTTTCATTCAAGAGGGAAATGTCAATGCGGGAGAAGATGTATGGGTTACACAGAGCATCATGCACTCTCAGGTCCGGGCGCGTAAAAGCGTATATTGTAACGGAGCCAAAGGTTTAATCGTAGGCGGATTGATCCAAGCCGGTGAGCAGGTGGTTGCCCGTACGGTTGGGAACACAATGTCAACCTCGACCGGGATTGAAGTGGGTGTGGTTCCCGAGATGAGAAATGAAATGCAGTTGCTTCGTTCTCAACTTAAGACTACTATGGACAATTTGGACAAAACCGATAAAGCTCTCGCACTTTTGGATCAGCTTGCAGCCGCAGGACAACTGGCACAAGACAAAATAACTATGCGGGTAAAGCTGGGTCATACGAAACGTCAGGCAATTGAGGAACAGAATGAGCTTCGGGAGCGGATTTTTGATATCGAAAAAACGTTGGAAGACACAGAGAAGGCGCATGTTGATATTATGAATGTCATCTATGGCGGATCCCGTGTTGTTATCGGCAGATATACCAAATTTATTAAAGAACCTGTTCAACGTATCTCTTTCCGGTTTCTGGACGGGGATATATCCATGGTTTCAAAATATTAG
- a CDS encoding chemotaxis protein CheA encodes MDTNQYLSMFIDESNDHLQALNENLLALEGNPQDISIVQNIFRSAHTLKGMSATMGYEDIAKLTHEMENVLDLVRNSKLDMDAFIFDTLFKGLDSLETMVQDIIQGGSGTADVTGIVDNLKKIVDGEHVMNKSESGSVKSSSERPQSHIELDEFQLSVLGQSMDQGNHVYFLEVSLREDCILKAVRAYMVFDQLEQNGEVVKSSPSVQDIEQEKFDRSFSVYYISGKEETEIERFIASVSEVDFVKVTLMDAESLSSMEAASKASQETAVGISNVSATIPTVTAAKIPAADSVPKAKATGNAGAQVSNRTIRVDIERLDTLMNLFSELLIDRVRLEQLASELRKPELTETVEHMSRVSSDLQNIVLKLRMVPVDSVFNRFPRMIRDLAKSLDKKVDLFIEGADTELDRTVIDEIGDPLVHLLRNAVDHGVEPTQDRIAAGKDETGTVSLRAYHSGNSVFIEIEEDGRGINRDGVLKSAISKGVVSAEQAPLMSDEEVYNLLFSAGFSTAEKISDISGRGVGLDVVKAKITALGGNVSIDSKLGVGTKFSVQLPLTLSIISAMLVKLGSEKYAIPLSSIVETGVIQKQDIRNVHGSRMIEYRNQVIPIVSLSELFLSPDYSETDEVETEIVVIRKGDKLAALTVEEFIGQQEIVLKSLGKYFTSLYAVSGATILGDGQVALIIDPNAMIK; translated from the coding sequence ATGGACACAAATCAATATTTATCCATGTTTATTGACGAATCCAATGATCATTTACAAGCACTAAACGAAAATTTACTCGCACTCGAAGGAAATCCTCAGGATATTAGCATTGTACAGAACATTTTCAGATCGGCTCATACCTTAAAGGGCATGTCCGCCACAATGGGTTATGAAGATATCGCTAAGCTTACACACGAGATGGAGAATGTCCTGGATCTGGTGCGTAACAGCAAGCTGGATATGGATGCATTCATCTTTGATACGTTATTCAAAGGCTTGGACTCTCTGGAAACGATGGTACAAGATATCATTCAGGGCGGTTCAGGAACAGCCGATGTAACGGGAATCGTGGACAATTTAAAGAAGATTGTCGACGGGGAACATGTGATGAACAAGAGTGAGAGCGGTTCAGTAAAGAGCTCGTCGGAACGGCCTCAAAGTCATATTGAACTGGATGAATTTCAATTATCTGTATTGGGACAATCCATGGATCAGGGAAATCATGTGTATTTCCTGGAGGTTTCCCTTCGCGAGGATTGTATCCTTAAAGCCGTAAGAGCATACATGGTTTTTGATCAGTTGGAGCAGAACGGGGAAGTGGTTAAATCCTCTCCATCTGTACAAGACATTGAACAGGAAAAGTTTGACCGATCGTTTTCTGTCTATTATATCTCTGGTAAAGAAGAGACCGAAATTGAAAGGTTCATAGCTTCAGTATCGGAAGTGGACTTTGTTAAAGTGACATTGATGGATGCCGAATCGTTAAGCAGCATGGAAGCAGCATCCAAGGCTAGTCAAGAAACAGCAGTTGGAATCTCGAACGTCTCTGCGACGATTCCAACTGTTACAGCCGCTAAGATCCCTGCGGCTGACTCCGTTCCCAAAGCCAAGGCCACCGGGAATGCGGGAGCTCAAGTATCCAACCGCACCATCCGTGTTGATATTGAGCGATTGGATACATTAATGAACTTGTTTAGTGAGCTGTTGATTGATCGAGTGCGTCTGGAGCAGCTGGCGAGCGAGCTTCGTAAGCCGGAACTGACCGAGACTGTGGAGCATATGTCCCGGGTAAGCAGTGATTTGCAGAACATCGTTCTGAAATTACGCATGGTCCCTGTAGATTCGGTTTTTAACCGTTTTCCTAGAATGATTCGGGATTTAGCGAAATCTCTGGATAAGAAAGTTGATTTATTTATTGAAGGCGCCGACACGGAGCTTGACCGTACCGTAATCGATGAAATCGGTGATCCTTTGGTGCATCTGCTTCGAAATGCGGTTGACCATGGGGTGGAACCGACTCAAGACCGCATAGCTGCAGGTAAAGATGAAACAGGTACCGTATCTCTCAGAGCTTACCATAGCGGTAATTCGGTCTTTATTGAAATTGAAGAAGATGGACGAGGCATTAACCGGGACGGCGTACTGAAATCAGCGATCTCAAAAGGGGTTGTATCAGCGGAACAAGCTCCCTTGATGTCGGACGAAGAAGTGTACAATCTCTTGTTTTCCGCCGGCTTTTCCACAGCGGAGAAAATTTCCGATATTTCAGGCCGGGGAGTAGGGCTCGATGTCGTTAAGGCCAAGATTACCGCGCTTGGGGGGAATGTATCGATTGATTCGAAGCTTGGAGTGGGTACGAAGTTTTCAGTTCAGCTTCCACTCACACTATCGATCATTTCAGCGATGCTGGTTAAGCTAGGCTCCGAGAAATATGCCATACCTTTGTCTTCCATTGTTGAAACGGGAGTTATTCAGAAACAAGATATCCGTAATGTACATGGCAGCCGCATGATCGAGTATCGCAACCAGGTCATTCCGATTGTATCCCTCAGTGAATTGTTTCTGAGTCCGGATTACAGCGAGACGGATGAAGTTGAAACTGAAATTGTTGTGATTCGAAAGGGCGATAAATTGGCCGCATTGACTGTGGAAGAATTTATAGGTCAGCAAGAAATCGTACTCAAGAGCTTGGGAAAATACTTTACAAGCCTTTATGCCGTATCTGGCGCTACCATATTGGGAGACGGTCAGGTGGCTTTAATTATCGATCCGAACGCAATGATTAAATAG
- a CDS encoding MinD/ParA family protein — MSDQAQSLRNLLQGLPERDKQTKVITVTSGKGGVGKSNFTLNFALALQTKGYQVLIFDADIGMANIDVLMGVSSKYNLYHLLKREKSIHEIIHTGPYGLQFIAGGSGFNDLLSLSQEEIDYFASQVELLNGTVDYIIFDTGAGLSKETLKFIVAAQETIVVTTPEPTSITDAYAIIKMVHSMEYEVDYRLIINRVTDWKEGQHTSDKIRLVAKKFMDLDIPTLGYVLDDPNVSKSVKRQIPFSIAYPGSSASKNIQEIADRFLLGEKGARRVNPDSSQSGGMKGFLNKMKSWIT; from the coding sequence ATGAGTGACCAGGCGCAAAGCTTGCGTAATCTGCTCCAGGGCCTTCCCGAAAGAGATAAACAAACGAAGGTCATTACGGTTACGAGCGGTAAAGGCGGGGTGGGGAAGTCAAATTTCACTTTGAACTTCGCTCTTGCGCTTCAAACGAAGGGCTACCAGGTGTTAATATTCGATGCGGATATCGGGATGGCCAATATAGATGTGTTGATGGGGGTTTCCTCCAAGTATAATTTGTATCACCTGCTGAAGAGAGAAAAGTCAATTCATGAAATTATTCATACAGGTCCTTATGGCTTACAATTTATTGCAGGCGGTTCGGGTTTCAACGACTTATTGAGTCTCTCTCAGGAAGAGATTGATTATTTTGCCTCTCAGGTGGAACTGTTAAACGGTACGGTAGACTATATTATATTTGATACAGGTGCGGGGTTGTCCAAGGAGACACTTAAATTTATAGTTGCAGCCCAAGAAACCATCGTAGTTACAACGCCTGAACCAACTTCCATTACGGATGCATATGCTATCATCAAGATGGTTCATTCTATGGAATATGAAGTAGATTACAGGCTTATTATTAATAGAGTTACCGATTGGAAGGAAGGCCAGCATACTTCGGACAAGATCCGTCTTGTGGCAAAGAAATTTATGGATCTGGATATACCAACGCTTGGTTATGTGCTTGATGATCCGAACGTTTCCAAATCTGTAAAGAGACAGATACCTTTCTCGATAGCTTATCCTGGCAGCTCGGCGTCAAAGAACATTCAAGAAATTGCGGATCGGTTTCTGCTCGGAGAGAAAGGAGCCCGTCGGGTAAACCCTGATTCTTCGCAGAGCGGGGGCATGAAAGGTTTCTTGAATAAAATGAAAAGTTGGATTACATGA
- the tsf gene encoding translation elongation factor Ts has protein sequence MAVTAAQVKELREKTGAGMLDCKKALEEANGDITKAGELLREKGLAAAANKAGRIATEGVVESYIHANGRIGVLVEINCETDFVAKTDHFKEFARDVAMQIAAANPKFVRREEVSTEELDKEKEILRAQALNEGKPEKIVDKMVEGRISKYYEEFCLLEQSFIKNPDITIDTLVKEKMAAIGENISIRRFARFELGEGLEKKVDNFVEEVMAQAKM, from the coding sequence ATGGCAGTAACAGCAGCGCAAGTAAAAGAACTACGCGAGAAAACAGGAGCAGGTATGCTTGATTGCAAGAAAGCGTTAGAAGAAGCTAACGGCGACATCACCAAAGCAGGCGAACTTCTTCGCGAGAAAGGTCTTGCCGCGGCAGCTAACAAGGCTGGGCGTATCGCTACAGAAGGCGTTGTGGAATCTTACATTCACGCTAACGGTCGGATCGGTGTTCTGGTTGAAATTAACTGCGAAACGGATTTCGTTGCCAAGACAGACCATTTCAAAGAGTTTGCGCGCGACGTAGCTATGCAAATCGCAGCGGCTAACCCTAAATTTGTTCGTCGTGAAGAAGTTTCTACTGAAGAGTTGGACAAAGAGAAAGAAATTCTTAGAGCCCAAGCTTTGAACGAAGGCAAACCAGAGAAGATTGTTGACAAAATGGTCGAAGGCCGCATCAGCAAATACTATGAAGAATTCTGTCTATTGGAGCAATCCTTCATTAAGAACCCTGACATCACAATCGATACACTTGTGAAAGAGAAAATGGCAGCGATTGGTGAGAACATTTCAATTCGTCGTTTTGCCCGCTTTGAGCTTGGAGAAGGTCTTGAGAAGAAAGTCGACAACTTTGTTGAAGAAGTTATGGCTCAAGCCAAAATGTAA
- a CDS encoding chemotaxis protein CheW, with the protein MAEETKFIVFSLAHEEYGVEVDKVRTIERMLPITRVPRTPAFVKGVINLRGVVVPIIDLRERFNLPQAEYNENSRMIIVALADLEVGLIVDSASDVIDLDTDEIADPPEVVGGVKAKYLRGIAKLDNKRLLVMLNLHEVLNKNEIIQLESIEG; encoded by the coding sequence ATGGCAGAGGAAACTAAATTCATCGTATTTTCACTAGCTCATGAAGAATATGGAGTAGAGGTTGATAAAGTCCGCACCATTGAGAGAATGTTACCTATAACCCGTGTTCCCAGAACGCCGGCGTTCGTAAAAGGGGTTATTAATTTAAGAGGCGTTGTAGTTCCGATTATTGATCTGCGCGAACGGTTCAATCTGCCTCAAGCGGAATATAACGAGAATTCAAGAATGATTATAGTAGCATTAGCCGATCTTGAGGTGGGACTGATTGTAGATTCCGCAAGTGATGTCATTGATCTGGATACCGATGAAATTGCAGATCCGCCAGAAGTTGTAGGTGGTGTCAAAGCCAAATATTTGCGTGGTATCGCTAAATTGGATAACAAGCGATTGTTGGTCATGTTGAACCTTCATGAAGTTTTGAACAAGAATGAAATCATACAGTTAGAAAGCATAGAGGGTTGA
- a CDS encoding MltG/YceG/YrrL family protein → MLKNRFFLMGLGFGIIAGALLLQMMVSVELKDRQFQTAALPSSLTDDELEEQAAERGLRLTKVEDKLYTQAELDIKVAETKKLNKPISVKEASTSGTPTHTVRSVYIPKGLDSATVSEILFEVGVIKDAAAFENLMTVKEANGKIQPGLKQFKGELSSQQIISIITKPQ, encoded by the coding sequence GTGCTTAAAAATCGTTTCTTTTTAATGGGCCTTGGTTTCGGAATCATCGCCGGAGCACTTTTATTGCAGATGATGGTATCCGTCGAATTGAAAGACAGACAATTCCAGACCGCCGCATTGCCTTCATCGTTAACGGATGACGAGCTTGAAGAGCAAGCGGCGGAAAGAGGATTGCGGTTAACTAAAGTTGAAGATAAACTATACACCCAAGCCGAATTGGATATTAAAGTGGCAGAAACCAAGAAGCTAAATAAGCCTATATCGGTTAAAGAGGCTTCAACATCCGGAACACCAACACATACGGTCCGCAGCGTATACATACCCAAAGGATTGGATTCGGCTACGGTTTCTGAAATCCTTTTTGAGGTAGGTGTGATTAAGGATGCAGCTGCATTTGAAAATTTGATGACAGTGAAGGAAGCGAACGGCAAAATACAGCCCGGTCTCAAACAATTTAAAGGGGAATTATCTTCACAGCAAATTATCAGTATCATTACGAAACCTCAATGA
- a CDS encoding DUF6115 domain-containing protein yields the protein MALNSWAYIALLGSVVAVFASMMPRRSHVQDQGATMKEFDESLGHFMGEMEQENKELLSLLAALKNNQASDHQRLLHRVEQLEKENAGLSAKVSLLSETLQAWKAPRAYADEPAAAETLMHSDLNLEQSPEIHSENEQAALLSASSMNIKERYHEVFRLYEQGKSTEYIARTLSMNKGELQLILQLGQQEASMRA from the coding sequence ATGGCGTTGAACAGTTGGGCTTATATCGCGTTGCTTGGTTCAGTTGTGGCTGTGTTTGCATCGATGATGCCGCGACGTTCCCATGTACAGGATCAGGGCGCGACAATGAAGGAATTTGATGAAAGTCTGGGACACTTCATGGGCGAGATGGAACAAGAGAACAAAGAGCTTCTCAGTCTTCTGGCCGCACTGAAGAATAATCAGGCATCCGATCATCAGCGTTTGCTTCATCGAGTGGAGCAACTGGAAAAGGAAAATGCGGGATTGTCGGCGAAGGTTTCATTATTGTCCGAGACGTTGCAGGCATGGAAAGCTCCCCGAGCATATGCTGATGAGCCTGCTGCTGCGGAGACCCTGATGCACTCTGATTTAAACCTTGAACAATCCCCTGAAATACATTCTGAGAATGAACAGGCGGCGTTATTGTCTGCTTCTTCAATGAATATCAAGGAACGATATCATGAGGTATTTAGATTGTATGAGCAAGGAAAGTCAACAGAGTACATTGCCAGAACGTTATCCATGAACAAAGGCGAACTGCAGCTGATCTTGCAACTTGGTCAACAGGAGGCTTCGATGCGTGCTTAA
- a CDS encoding chemotaxis protein CheC: protein MELFKKLAELQYDVLKEVGNIGAGHAATALSRLLDKPIDMLVPQVNLVPFEEVAERVGGSEHIVIAIFLRVVGDAPGNMFFIINQDSARRLLNNFAGIEAVGEEGQYTEMELSALNEIGNILAGSYLSSLADFTNLSMSPTVPSLAIDMAGAVLSYGLIQYGEMGDAALVIDTKFLEDQDEVEGHFFLIPDPDSFHKIFDALGVPVE, encoded by the coding sequence GTGGAATTGTTCAAGAAGTTGGCAGAGCTTCAATATGATGTCCTTAAAGAAGTGGGGAATATAGGTGCGGGGCACGCCGCCACCGCGTTATCTCGGCTGCTTGATAAACCGATTGATATGCTTGTTCCTCAAGTAAATCTGGTTCCTTTCGAGGAGGTCGCTGAGCGGGTTGGCGGTTCCGAACATATTGTCATAGCGATTTTCCTGAGAGTGGTGGGGGATGCACCCGGCAATATGTTTTTCATCATCAATCAGGATTCTGCCAGAAGACTATTGAACAATTTCGCAGGGATTGAAGCCGTCGGTGAGGAAGGTCAGTACACCGAGATGGAGCTGTCTGCTCTAAATGAAATTGGAAACATTCTCGCAGGCTCTTATTTGTCATCATTAGCTGACTTCACAAACCTATCCATGTCACCTACGGTGCCTTCACTGGCTATTGATATGGCTGGAGCTGTGCTTAGCTATGGCTTGATTCAATATGGTGAAATGGGTGACGCGGCCTTAGTTATCGATACAAAGTTTCTTGAAGATCAAGACGAGGTTGAAGGACATTTCTTTCTGATTCCCGATCCGGATTCATTTCACAAAATTTTTGATGCTCTGGGAGTGCCGGTTGAATGA
- a CDS encoding chemotaxis protein CheD produces MLEQLIKVGMADLNVASVTGVLKTTGLGSCVGLTLYDPRTRVAGMVHVMLPSSEIAKEGQLNIAKYADTAIPELIRRMTEVGAIANRLEAKMAGGSQMFAFSNGSDTMRIGPRNVESCKWMLENYSIPLLAEDTGSNYGRTIEFYSETGKLIIRSVQQGVKEL; encoded by the coding sequence ATGCTCGAACAGTTAATTAAAGTCGGAATGGCTGATTTGAATGTCGCTTCCGTTACAGGGGTTCTAAAAACAACGGGTTTAGGCTCTTGTGTCGGCTTAACACTTTATGATCCGCGCACCAGAGTAGCCGGAATGGTCCATGTCATGCTTCCGTCATCCGAAATTGCCAAAGAAGGTCAGTTGAACATAGCCAAATACGCGGATACTGCGATACCTGAACTGATACGGCGTATGACGGAGGTCGGAGCAATAGCTAATCGTCTGGAAGCTAAGATGGCGGGAGGTTCACAGATGTTTGCATTCAGTAATGGAAGCGACACGATGCGCATCGGACCCCGAAACGTAGAGTCATGCAAATGGATGCTGGAGAATTATTCAATCCCGTTGCTTGCAGAAGATACGGGAAGTAATTACGGTCGGACCATTGAATTCTACAGTGAAACAGGAAAGTTAATTATTCGCAGTGTGCAGCAAGGGGTTAAAGAGTTATAA
- a CDS encoding FliA/WhiG family RNA polymerase sigma factor: MMETKTSHLQNMELWKLWKEQGDLEAKKAIIEQYLPLVDYVSNRLAVGLPKNVSKDDLGSFGVMGLMDATEKFDYERGLQFETYASWRIRGAMIDGLRQGDWVPRSVREKAKKVEEAYQRLEQEHLRSVTDEEISDYLDVSEKDFQHMLQEISITTLCSLEDPIGDEESETRLSMLVDEKARNPEYKVNEFFLKESLVKAIERLTEKERIVVSLLYYEDLSLSEIAEVMSLSPSRISQLHSKAILRLRGSLGRFKTQLFNE, translated from the coding sequence ATGATGGAAACCAAGACATCTCATCTGCAGAACATGGAATTGTGGAAGCTCTGGAAGGAGCAGGGCGATCTGGAGGCCAAGAAAGCGATTATTGAGCAATATCTGCCACTTGTGGATTATGTGTCTAATCGATTGGCGGTAGGTCTTCCCAAGAACGTCTCCAAAGATGATTTGGGCAGTTTTGGGGTTATGGGTTTAATGGATGCAACAGAGAAGTTCGACTATGAGCGGGGATTACAATTTGAAACCTATGCTTCTTGGCGAATCCGCGGCGCAATGATCGACGGTCTTCGTCAAGGAGATTGGGTTCCGAGATCCGTTCGCGAGAAAGCTAAGAAGGTGGAGGAAGCCTACCAGAGATTGGAACAGGAACATCTGCGTTCGGTAACTGACGAAGAAATAAGCGATTATTTGGACGTTTCCGAAAAGGATTTTCAGCATATGCTTCAAGAAATTTCAATTACCACACTTTGTTCATTGGAAGATCCGATCGGAGATGAAGAGTCTGAAACTAGATTATCTATGCTAGTAGATGAGAAGGCGCGTAATCCGGAATATAAAGTAAATGAATTTTTTCTTAAGGAATCTCTGGTTAAGGCGATCGAGCGTTTGACGGAGAAAGAGCGAATCGTCGTTTCTTTATTATATTATGAAGACTTATCGTTAAGTGAGATTGCGGAAGTGATGTCACTCTCGCCTTCACGTATTTCACAATTGCACTCCAAAGCGATATTACGGTTAAGAGGCTCCTTGGGACGATTCAAAACCCAATTATTTAATGAATAA
- a CDS encoding protein-glutamate methylesterase/protein-glutamine glutaminase — translation MAQYQVLVVDDSAFMRKVISDLIEEDPLFTVMGTAKTGREAIAKVKELRPDAVTMDVEMPEMNGLDALKHIMEETPVPVIMLSSLTSDGARETILALERGAVDFVRKPSGSISLDVFKVKLLLHEKLRIAVAVNLKSRTMSSVKVAKDELVVLSDAGSRLPTRQSVPAVLKPNRIGPVQKLVAIGTSTGGPRALQQVLSALPEHFPAPILIVQHMPPKFTHSLALRLDSLSRIRVVEAEDGQELRNGTAYIAPGGWHMHLAKNDRTSGYQVKLTKEEPRSGHRPSVDVLFESLLPYVTTLPIHTVLMTGMGSDGAKGMKALKAAGSHASIAESEETCVVYGMPRSAVEQQCVDYVLPVTEIPRKLTELLPST, via the coding sequence ATGGCTCAATACCAAGTGCTAGTCGTAGACGATTCGGCCTTCATGCGTAAAGTCATTTCGGATCTGATTGAAGAAGACCCCTTGTTCACGGTTATGGGGACCGCGAAGACCGGTAGAGAAGCTATTGCCAAAGTGAAGGAATTACGGCCCGATGCGGTGACCATGGATGTTGAGATGCCCGAGATGAACGGCCTGGACGCCCTTAAACATATTATGGAAGAGACGCCGGTGCCGGTCATTATGTTAAGCAGCCTAACCTCTGACGGTGCCCGCGAGACGATACTCGCTCTGGAGCGCGGCGCGGTCGATTTTGTGCGGAAGCCTTCAGGTTCCATTTCTTTAGATGTATTTAAAGTTAAACTGTTGCTGCATGAGAAACTTAGGATCGCCGTTGCCGTGAACCTAAAGTCTCGAACAATGTCAAGCGTGAAGGTTGCGAAGGATGAATTGGTCGTTCTAAGTGATGCGGGGAGTAGGCTTCCAACCCGCCAATCGGTGCCTGCGGTACTTAAACCAAACCGAATCGGACCCGTCCAGAAATTGGTTGCCATTGGAACTTCGACGGGGGGGCCGAGGGCGTTACAGCAGGTGCTTTCCGCGTTGCCGGAGCATTTTCCGGCCCCGATCCTCATCGTTCAGCACATGCCTCCAAAGTTTACGCACTCACTTGCTTTGCGTTTGGACTCTCTCTCCCGAATCCGTGTAGTTGAAGCTGAGGATGGTCAGGAGTTACGAAACGGTACAGCTTATATCGCTCCCGGCGGATGGCATATGCATTTAGCCAAGAACGATCGAACTAGCGGGTATCAGGTGAAATTGACGAAAGAAGAACCTAGGTCAGGGCATAGGCCATCGGTAGACGTATTATTTGAATCGTTGCTTCCTTATGTAACGACTCTCCCTATACATACTGTGCTTATGACGGGGATGGGAAGTGACGGAGCCAAAGGGATGAAAGCGCTGAAAGCCGCAGGAAGTCACGCTTCTATAGCCGAATCCGAAGAGACCTGCGTTGTGTATGGCATGCCAAGGTCCGCAGTTGAGCAACAATGTGTAGATTATGTATTGCCTGTGACGGAGATCCCCCGCAAACTTACAGAACTCCTGCCGTCAACGTAA